A stretch of the Archangium violaceum genome encodes the following:
- a CDS encoding VOC family protein — MTVSVTNHLNFRGDARAALEFYQSVFGGDLTIVTYKDAHNVQAPSEADQVMWGQVAAKNGFRVMAYDVPSRMPWEQGKNPFFVSVRGDSAAEISALWEKLSAGATIAQPLAPSGWTPLYGMLKDRFGITWVLDVATEYKAS, encoded by the coding sequence ATGACCGTCAGCGTTACCAACCACCTCAATTTCCGTGGCGATGCCCGAGCGGCGCTGGAGTTCTACCAGTCTGTGTTCGGCGGAGACCTCACCATCGTCACCTACAAGGACGCCCACAACGTCCAGGCTCCGTCGGAGGCCGATCAGGTGATGTGGGGCCAGGTCGCCGCCAAGAACGGCTTCCGCGTGATGGCTTACGACGTGCCCTCCCGGATGCCCTGGGAGCAAGGCAAGAACCCGTTCTTCGTCTCGGTCCGCGGCGACTCAGCCGCCGAGATCTCCGCGCTCTGGGAGAAGCTCTCCGCTGGCGCGACCATCGCGCAGCCCCTAGCGCCGTCGGGATGGACCCCGCTGTACGGTATGCTCAAGGATCGCTTCGGCATTACGTGGGTCCTGGACGTCGCGACGGAGTACAAGGCGTCCTGA
- a CDS encoding SDR family NAD(P)-dependent oxidoreductase — translation MTQLFGATSTTDEVLEGRDLSGKRILVTGVSAGLGIETARALVAHGAHVVGAARNLEKAEAATRGAQAAGAGSGRLELVELDLASLASVRRCANNLLRQGKPFDVVIANAGVMACPFGLTEDGFELQFGTNHLGHFVLVNRIASLLRAGARVVSLSSSGHRYADVDLDDPHFERTHYEPFVAYGRSKTANILFAVELDRRLRERGVRTTAVHPGAIKTELGRHLPDDALSTFVERTNADLAAQGKQPFALKTIPQGAATSVWAGVVAEADEVGGRYCENCHVTTRVTLDPLDPSSEGVRPYALDLERAAALWAKSEALVRERF, via the coding sequence ATGACCCAGTTGTTTGGGGCGACGTCGACCACAGACGAAGTGCTCGAAGGCCGCGATCTCAGCGGCAAACGCATCTTGGTCACGGGCGTGTCAGCCGGCCTCGGAATCGAGACGGCGCGCGCGCTTGTAGCCCACGGCGCCCACGTCGTGGGCGCCGCGCGTAACCTCGAGAAAGCGGAAGCAGCGACCCGCGGGGCGCAAGCGGCAGGTGCTGGCTCCGGACGGCTTGAATTGGTGGAGTTGGACCTCGCTTCGCTGGCGAGCGTGCGCCGCTGCGCCAACAACTTGCTGAGGCAGGGGAAGCCGTTCGACGTCGTCATCGCCAACGCCGGTGTGATGGCGTGTCCGTTCGGACTCACCGAGGATGGGTTCGAACTGCAATTCGGCACGAACCATCTCGGGCATTTCGTGCTCGTCAACCGGATCGCGTCCTTGCTGCGGGCGGGCGCAAGGGTGGTGTCGCTATCGTCCTCGGGGCATCGCTACGCTGACGTCGACCTCGACGATCCTCATTTCGAGCGCACGCATTACGAACCGTTCGTCGCCTACGGGCGTTCTAAGACTGCGAACATCCTGTTCGCGGTGGAGCTCGATCGGCGCCTCCGCGAGCGCGGGGTGCGCACCACCGCCGTGCATCCGGGCGCCATCAAGACCGAACTCGGGCGTCACCTCCCCGACGACGCCCTATCGACCTTCGTCGAGCGAACCAATGCGGACCTCGCTGCTCAAGGCAAACAACCGTTCGCACTCAAGACGATTCCCCAAGGCGCGGCGACCTCGGTCTGGGCTGGAGTGGTGGCCGAGGCGGACGAGGTGGGAGGCCGCTACTGCGAAAACTGCCATGTCACCACGAGGGTGACCCTCGACCCGCTCGATCCCAGCAGTGAAGGGGTCCGTCCCTATGCGCTCGATCTGGAGCGGGCCGCAGCGCTCTGGGCGAAGAGCGAAGCACTCGTCCGCGAGCGCTTCTGA
- a CDS encoding ISAs1 family transposase, whose amino-acid sequence MSGKKNRGGRTGGPSTPQAGNGKGKKDEQETPSRVQRMMASLGLTFKEVKDPRARRGQRHPLAAMLMLLVQALAVGRRVLRHAEALGEDMLREGTAPEGLKRPVSDTTLDRLLGKLEPEGLEQEVHQMVHRGLEVGLIRHELFARGVVSIDGKAGESTPGQPPCEPSHTTKDEQGREYWYPYALRASLTSSAAQPVLDQKLLEGKQGEATAFPELFKRVVEKFGRHFEYVTVDAGMTSAANARVVREAGKHYLMALKENFHRLHDKAWVALAVAPVKVRTRERTSGEWVERELRVVDKPPEEDFPGAQQWVWVRQTRTRDGELPKVETRLFLTSIPTGQLSPERMLTLVRRHWGIENGPNWTADVVLEEDSASPSLRGNAPLVLSWLRLLAYNLLALVRTHLPTRDKRPQSFARTMEVLYQGLLGLAVLPESLATLA is encoded by the coding sequence ATGAGTGGGAAGAAAAACCGGGGCGGGAGGACTGGCGGGCCCTCCACACCCCAAGCGGGAAACGGGAAGGGGAAGAAGGACGAGCAGGAAACCCCCTCCCGCGTGCAGAGGATGATGGCGAGCCTGGGGCTGACATTCAAGGAGGTAAAGGACCCCCGGGCCCGCCGGGGACAGAGGCATCCGCTGGCGGCGATGTTGATGCTGCTGGTGCAGGCGCTGGCGGTGGGGCGGCGGGTGTTGAGGCATGCCGAGGCGCTGGGGGAGGACATGCTGCGCGAAGGCACGGCGCCCGAGGGGCTGAAGCGGCCGGTGTCCGACACGACGTTGGATAGGCTGCTGGGGAAGTTGGAGCCAGAGGGGTTGGAGCAGGAGGTGCACCAGATGGTGCACCGAGGCCTGGAAGTGGGGCTGATACGCCATGAGCTCTTCGCCCGGGGCGTCGTCAGCATTGACGGGAAGGCAGGGGAGAGCACGCCGGGGCAGCCGCCGTGCGAGCCGAGCCACACGACGAAGGATGAGCAGGGGCGGGAGTACTGGTACCCGTACGCGCTGCGCGCCAGTCTCACCAGCAGCGCGGCCCAGCCGGTGCTCGACCAGAAGTTGCTGGAAGGCAAGCAGGGAGAGGCGACGGCGTTCCCGGAGTTGTTCAAACGGGTGGTGGAGAAGTTCGGGCGGCATTTCGAGTACGTGACAGTGGACGCGGGAATGACGAGCGCGGCCAATGCGCGGGTGGTGAGGGAGGCGGGCAAGCACTACCTGATGGCGCTCAAGGAGAACTTCCACCGGCTACATGACAAGGCGTGGGTGGCGCTGGCGGTGGCGCCAGTGAAGGTGCGCACGCGCGAGCGGACGAGCGGGGAGTGGGTGGAGAGGGAGTTGAGGGTGGTGGACAAGCCGCCAGAGGAGGACTTTCCCGGCGCCCAGCAATGGGTATGGGTGAGGCAGACGCGAACCAGAGACGGCGAGCTGCCGAAGGTGGAGACGCGGCTGTTCCTCACCTCCATTCCCACAGGGCAACTGTCCCCGGAGCGGATGCTGACGTTGGTACGCCGGCACTGGGGGATTGAGAACGGGCCCAACTGGACAGCGGACGTGGTGCTGGAGGAGGACAGCGCCTCGCCCAGCCTGCGAGGCAATGCACCCCTGGTGCTCAGCTGGCTGCGTTTGCTGGCCTACAACCTGCTGGCCCTGGTGCGCACGCACCTGCCGACTCGCGACAAACGGCCCCAAAGCTTCGCACGCACCATGGAGGTGCTCTACCAGGGCCTGTTGGGTCTGGCCGTGCTGCCCGAGAGTCTGGCCACACTTGCCTGA
- a CDS encoding NADPH-dependent F420 reductase, which yields MKIGIIGSGMIGETSARLFVKAGHEVAISNSRGPESLKDLVRELGPKARAMSVEDAAAFGEVVLVAVPLKAYDSLPRAQLSGKIVIDAMNYYPQRDGQLDFKGGASTEFVAQHLPGARVVKALNTMYFKPLGEEGKPGAPLEDRWVLFVAGDDAAAKQTVSGLIEQIGFTPVDTGTLATGGKRQQPGTALYNRLMRPSEAREALSTL from the coding sequence ATGAAGATCGGGATTATCGGTTCAGGGATGATTGGCGAGACGTCCGCGCGCCTCTTCGTCAAGGCAGGCCACGAGGTGGCCATCAGCAATTCGCGAGGCCCTGAGTCCTTGAAGGACCTGGTCCGGGAGCTTGGCCCGAAGGCACGCGCCATGAGCGTGGAAGATGCAGCGGCCTTTGGCGAGGTGGTGCTCGTCGCGGTGCCCCTCAAGGCTTATGACTCGCTGCCCCGCGCGCAGCTCTCCGGGAAGATCGTCATCGACGCGATGAACTACTACCCGCAGCGTGACGGACAGCTCGACTTCAAGGGAGGAGCCTCGACCGAGTTCGTCGCCCAGCACCTGCCGGGCGCGCGGGTGGTGAAGGCGTTGAACACGATGTACTTCAAACCGCTTGGCGAAGAGGGGAAGCCGGGCGCGCCGCTCGAGGATCGGTGGGTGCTGTTCGTCGCCGGGGACGACGCCGCGGCCAAGCAGACCGTCTCGGGGCTCATCGAACAGATCGGCTTCACGCCCGTGGACACAGGGACGCTGGCCACGGGTGGCAAGCGGCAACAGCCGGGAACGGCCCTCTACAACCGGTTGATGCGGCCCTCCGAGGCGCGCGAAGCGCTCTCGACGTTGTAA
- a CDS encoding NUDIX domain-containing protein, whose product MAEDSERNPWTTLSSALKYENPWIRVTEHQVLNPKGRPGIYGTVHFRNLAVGVLPIDAEGYTWLVGQYRYPLNQYSWEIPEGGGKLGEDPLLAAKRELQEEVGLIAGSWQELMRMHLSNSVTDELSICYVAWSLSKTEAAPEETEELKVRRLPFSEAFAMVERGEITDSISVAAILKVQLMILSGKAPAGL is encoded by the coding sequence ATGGCGGAAGACTCCGAGCGCAATCCCTGGACGACCCTCTCCTCGGCGCTGAAGTACGAGAACCCGTGGATCCGCGTAACCGAGCACCAGGTGCTCAATCCCAAGGGCCGTCCGGGCATCTATGGGACCGTCCACTTCCGCAACCTGGCGGTCGGCGTGTTGCCGATCGACGCGGAGGGGTACACTTGGCTGGTGGGCCAGTACCGGTACCCACTGAACCAGTACAGCTGGGAGATTCCAGAGGGCGGCGGCAAGCTCGGTGAAGATCCTCTGCTGGCGGCGAAGCGCGAGCTGCAGGAAGAGGTGGGCCTCATCGCCGGCTCCTGGCAGGAGCTGATGAGGATGCATCTGTCCAACAGCGTCACCGATGAGCTGAGCATCTGCTACGTGGCCTGGTCCCTGTCGAAGACAGAGGCAGCGCCGGAGGAGACGGAGGAGTTGAAGGTGCGCCGTCTCCCTTTCTCCGAAGCCTTCGCCATGGTGGAGCGGGGAGAGATCACGGATTCGATCAGCGTCGCCGCCATCCTCAAGGTGCAGCTCATGATTCTCAGCGGGAAGGCCCCGGCGGGCCTGTGA